In Ciconia boyciana chromosome 3, ASM3463844v1, whole genome shotgun sequence, a genomic segment contains:
- the CRLS1 gene encoding cardiolipin synthase (CMP-forming) — protein MLAAAWLGRGIWGLLGGAGRRRPGGGARPLASRPGAAAEAAEGRGGGAGGRRHGNSGVFCLAAGTGALAGSRAAPALRQHQRLLREHQRLLGAPAAAAAWRLLSGGAGPRRAGSGGAAPPEPPRERRVAGRYAELYENPWTIPNILSMARMGLAPVLGYLIVEENFNVALGVFVLAGITDLLDGFIARNWANQKSALGSALDPLADKILISVLYVSLTCANLIPVSLTSMIILRDVVLIAAVFYVRYKTLSPPRTLSRYFNPCYATAQLKPTFISKMNTAVQLILVAASLAAPVFNYVDSIYLQTLWCITAFTTVTSAYSYYHYGRKTVQVINNK, from the exons ATGCTGGCCGCCGCTTGGCTGGGCAGGGGTATCTGGGGGCTCctcggcggcgcggggcggaggcggccgggcggcggcgccaGGCCTCTGGCCAGCCGACCCGGGGCGGCAGCTGAGGCGGCGgaggggcgcggcgggggggcgggcggccgaCGCCATGGCAACAGCGGCGTCTTCTGCCTggcggcgggcacgggggcTCTGGCGGGGTCGCGCGCGGCGCCCGCCCTGCGGCAGCACCAGCGGCTGCTCCGCGAGCACCAACGGCTGCTGGGCgcgcctgccgccgccgccgcctggcGCCTCCtcagcggcggggccgggccgcggcgggcggggagcggcggggccgcgccgccggaACCCCCCCGGGAGCGGCGTGTGGCGGGGCGCTACGCCGAGCTG TATGAAAACCCCTGGACGATCCCAAATATACTGTCAATGGCAAGAATGGGTTTGGCGCCAGTTTTAGGCTATTTGATTGTTGAAGAAAATTTCAATGTTGCACTAGGTGTCTTTGTTTTGGCTGGCATAACGGATTTG TTGGATGGATTTATTGCACGAAACTGGGCTAATCAGAAGTCAGCTTTGGGAAGTGCTCTTGATCCTCTGGCTGATAAAATTCTCATCAGTGTGCTCTATGTAAGCCTAACTTGTGCAAATCTTATCCCAG TTTCACTTACTTCCATGATTATTCTGAGGGATGTAGTGCTCATTGCCGCTGTTTTTTACGTGCGATACAAAACTCTTTCTCCACCG AGAACACTCAGTAGGTATTTTAACCCTTGTTATGCTACTGCCCAATTAAAACCAACATTCATTAGCAAG ATGAATACAGCGGTTCAGCTAATTTTGGTGGCAGCTTCTTTAGCAGCTCCTGTTTTCAATTATGTGGACAGCATATATCTGCAGACATTATG